In the Styela clava chromosome 8, kaStyClav1.hap1.2, whole genome shotgun sequence genome, one interval contains:
- the LOC144425883 gene encoding uncharacterized protein LOC144425883 → MASSVTRQNPPKFKDDIPYSAWRNKVEMWQMVTPIDSKEQAIVVVLRLSSLEGNQRAEKAASELTAGQLHSNDGMTTLLESLDRVFKSDKVDDAYTAFNSFNKSFNMDMKDYIIEFEHLYHKISEFDMKLPDAILTFKILDGANLSQSERQLALTVASDLKFEGMKSALKRVFTKTSDGGVTDDSVPASIKEEAFVSKLTHYRQRKSIQRQQGRKNTMNPLNKFGQVSRCAICDSKMHWANKCPHNRNKVNMAEGEIGSFSDKETEDEVVNFVFMIKSSDCEALICETVGSAIIDTACTKTVCGQKWLNNYIARLPENLRKTVEFSQGGTGFKFGDGRRVMSTQSVIIPARVAGKNCQIRTEVVEDNIPLLLSKSSLKRAGTVLDMENDVVTIFGITVDLQFTESGHYCIAITPQKMCKTYDESVLVLKDMTINDQKVAIKKLHKQFGHASEENMKRLLGNANITNNKLSDIVQDVVKKCETCSVLKKSPPRPAVGLPRASRFIESVAIDLHQLESNLWYMHMVDEFTRFSNAVIVRSKSSSIIANKFLLRWISIFGSPQKVFTDNGREFNNHEFLDMCDNFNIIVNTSPAYSPWSNGVCERHNQVLTNMLHKIRNDVRTDWGVSIAWAVSAKNSLMNNKGFSPAQLVFGQNVNLPSVLVNELPALEGKTESLEVGQHISALHAARRAFIACESSERIQRALRKQTRQSSFNFTTGDRVYYKRPDSHKWRGPGKVIGQDGVMVFVRHGGQVIRVHTCRLHLINSSDGENSPMQLKPEDAEYSNSDIKTEENISDIEEFETEPEAMNDDSPDHRTDLTDSEQI, encoded by the coding sequence ATGGCTTCATCAGTAACAAGACAAAACCCTCCTAAATTTAAGGATGATATACCTTATAGTGCATGGAGGAATAAAGTTGAAATGTGGCAAATGGTCACACCTATTGATTCGAAAGAGCAAGCTATTGTAGTTGTCCTAAGACTAAGTTCTCTTGAAGGAAATCAAAGAGCTGAAAAGGCTGCATCTGAGTTAACAGCTGGTCAACTTCATAGCAATGATGGTATGACAACCTTGTTAGAGAGCTTGGACAGGGTTTTCAAATCTGATAAAGTAGATGATGCTTACACTGCTTTCAACTCAttcaataaatctttcaatatGGATATGAAAGATTACATTATAGAATTTGAACACCTGTATCATAAAATATCCGAGTTTGATATGAAACTACCTGATGCTATAttaacattcaaaatattgGATGGTGCAAATCTATCTCAATCAGAAAGACAATTAGCTTTAACTGTGGCTAGTGACCTGAAATTTGAAGGAATGAAATCAGCGTTAAAGCGGGTTTTCACGAAAACATCAGATGGTGGTGTTACGGATGACAGTGTACCTGCTTCCATTAAAGAAGAAGCCtttgtttcaaaattaactCATTATCGTCAAAGAAAATCTATTCAAAGGCAACAAGGTAGAAAAAATACAATGAATCCCTTAAATAAATTTGGGCAGGTTTCAAGGTGTGCCATTTGTGATTCAAAGATGCATTGGGCTAATAAATGCCCACATAACAGAAACAAAGTAAATATGGCAGAAGGTGAAATTGGAAGTTTCAGTGACAAAGAAACAGAAGATGAAgttgttaattttgttttcatgatAAAAAGCTCTGATTGTGAAGCTTTGATTTGTGAAACAGTTGGATCAGCAATAATTGACACAGCTTGTACTAAAACTGTATGTGGACAGAAGTGGTTGAATAACTACATTGCCAGATTACCTGAAAATTTGAGAAAGACTGTCGAGTTTTCACAAGGAGGTACAGGATTCAAATTTGGTGATGGAAGAAGAGTCATGTCGACTCAAAGTGTAATAATTCCTGCTAGAGTTGCtggaaaaaattgtcaaattcgaACAGAGGTTGTCGAGGACAATATACCCTTGCTACTAAGTAAGTCATCACTCAAACGAGCGGGAACAGTTCTTGACATGGAAAATGATGTGGTTACAATCTTTGGTATTACAGTCGATCttcaatttactgaaagtgGACATTATTGCATAGCAATAACACCACAGAAGATGTGCAAGACTTATGATGAAAGTGTACTTGTACTTAAAGATATGACAATTAATGATCAGAAAGTTGCTATCAAAAAGCTTCATAAACAATTCGGCCATGCGTCTGAAGAAAACATGAAGAGATTGCTTGGAAATGCAAATATTACGAATAATAAATTATCTGATATTGTACAAGACGTagtgaaaaaatgtgaaactTGTTCTGTGCTTAAGAAATCTCCACCACGACCTGCTGTAGGTTTACCAAGAGCATCAAGATTTATTGAGTCTGTAGCAATTGATTTGCATCAATTAGAATCTAACCTTTGGTACATGCACATGGTGGATGAATTCACCAGATTCAGCAATGCTGTTATTGTGAGGTCTAAATCTTCATCCATAATTGCAAACAAGTTTTTACTTCGTTGGATAAGTATTTTTGGATCTCCACAAAAGGTGTTTACTGATAATGGAAGAGAATTCAATAATCATGAGTTTTTGGACATGTgtgataattttaatattattgttaATACTTCACCCGCATACTCTCCTTGGAGTAACGGAGTTTGTGAACGACATAACCAAGTATTGACAAATATGCTTCACAAGATTAGAAATGATGTGCGTACTGATTGGGGAGTCTCCATTGCATGGGCCGTAAGTGCAAAAAATTCCTTGATGAACAATAAAGGATTCAGTCCAGCTCAACTTGTTTTCGGTCAGAATGTCAATCTTCCCTCAGTTTTAGTGAATGAACTACCTGCATTGGAGGGAAAGACTGAAAGCTTGGAAGTTGGTCAACATATATCAGCTCTCCATGCTGCAAGACGAGCATTTATTGCCTGTGAATCTTCTGAGAGAATTCAGAGAGCGCTGCGAAAACAAACCAGACaatcttcttttaatttcacaACGGGAGATCGAGTTTATTACAAAAGACCAGATAGTCATAAATGGCGTGGACCAGGAAAAGTGATTGGACAAGACGGCGTGATGGTTTTTGTTAGACATGGTGGTCAAGTGATCAGAGTCCACACATGTAGATTGCATTTAATTAATTCAAGTGATGGTGAAAATTCTCCCATGCAATTGAAGCCGGAAGATGCTGAATATTCTAACAGTGATATCAAAACTGAGGAGAATATATCTGATATTGAGGAGTTTGAAACTGAACCTGAAGCTATGAACGATGATTCTCCTGACCATAGAACTGATTTAACTGATTCGGAGCAGatttaa
- the LOC144425884 gene encoding uncharacterized protein LOC144425884 — MGEHLKVDLPEFDGDPLRYPEFLSEFTAAVDVENIPANRKLIILLKCTKGIAREAIRSCVITKPWERGYKRALDILNERFGKKHMIIDSFMKELIEGKPLRDNNSADLHKLVTLMDNCEIVFDQWDCMDNLNNSVNLKKIFSRLPEDLQSGYAKIASGIYEVGREPMFSDLKDYVMQIARGASTMYGEIVCSNREQKKSRSPKRGTVPKTRDRVSSFVTDSNAIPSRGAIAKFDCPFCGSGNQHPLWKCLKFKKMTPKERSLWVGRNELCYNCLLSGHKANECTRNVLCNVDGCGKKHNVLLHFPPRQKPGGSTNPVSSCSGKETSAPVSGAGEKATCGATSCSVEATGGVGNVRLKVLPVTVRGKAIGGREISTYALLDPGSTVSLCTSGLMRELGISGVKTNFSVQTVTGHKIQEGFEVALTATGAGNSLVLDRVLTVERLPNLKSSIPSVRDTELYSHFSHVDISDNTDREVKLLIGSNVPDAHDVLEVKRGKRGQPRAVKTLLGWTLFGPESVSNCDNNFVNFIHCDDNILHRQLCQIYEHDFNDNACESASSLSVEDKRALSIMEKTVCKVNGHYEVGLPWKNKEVKLPNNRTMVEKQLMYQRRKFIRDPELFECYKSVINDYLDNGYARKIPNDELVTSDKTFYLGHHSTKQSKFRVVFNGAGTFRGVSLNDNLLQGPDYANNLAGVLLRFRQERIGVMADIKAMFHQVRVRPEDCDSLRFLWWPNDDLSSQASDYSMLVHIFGSRSSPSVAGFALRKCASDNEPGVEQSVVDTVLKNFYVDDLLKSLAKSGDAINLVKQLSVLLESGGFHLTKFISNCREVLEQIPESERAKTLVNLDLDNLPVERALGLYWDTDLDKFVTKVNVKDKPTTRRGMLSTMSQIFDPIGFLQPFILPMKKILQKLCKQDLGWDDEIPDGEKACWMNWLQDLPHLESVSIPRCLKSSDMNDPSEIQMHIFCDASETGYGCACYMRMLNKSDGTVHCSFVMGKSRVTPSKPVTIPRLELTAAVVAVKLGQFVKTQLEYKIDRVIYWTDSMSVLQYITNTTRRFHTFVANRLAVIHEGSEPSQWRHIDTKCNPADIASRGLKPYQLDKAKIWFEGPVFLMREESLWPKSKPIRGILNNDPELKQDLSVYCVKDNLKENPIKHLLSRYSTLEKLQRSTAWLLRYRSYLRWKVAKSRGDGDVGQLKTGHFEICELHCAIDCIVRFVQREQFGKQIDALHNHSSLEEKIVRTPKKSLSRNEQMRSIQKLNPIVVDGILRVGGRLDRSHLPLESRYPVILPSDSYVTNLVIDMYHEREGHSGTLHVLSAIREKFWIIKGHATVRRRLSKCFTCCRWNSKVGEQVMAPLPKVRVTPSDHAFMETACDYFGPILVKRGRSEEKRYGCMFSCMATRAVHIEIAKSLDTSSFINVFQRFINRRGRPRKMYSDNGTNFIGAERELREGIQNWNQNQISKVMQQQNIEWCFSVPLASHTNGAWERMIRSFRKLMRAIAGERLLDDDALHTFTTQCESILNGRPICPIGDSPDDLATLSPNMLLLGRPNPNLPPDQFMKADGYKKSWRQVQLMTDCFWKRWLKEYLPTLQLRQKWHKPVRNFAIGDIVLIVDEKTKRGFWPKGLIEEVFPDSDGHVRSVRVRTADSCYMRDIRKLCLLEGVV; from the coding sequence ATGGGTGAACATCTGAAAGTTGATCTACCTGAGTTCGATGGTGATCCACTGAGGTATCCAGAGTTTCTGAGTGAATTTACAGCAGCAGTGGATGTGGAAAATATTCCAGCAAATCGTAAGCTTATTATTCTTTTAAAATGTACGAAGGGCATTGCCAGAGAGGCAATTCGGTCATGTGTAATTACTAAACCATGGGAAAGGGGTTACAAGCGGGCCCTAGACATTCTCAATGAGAGGTTTGGCAAAAAACATATGATTATAGATTCCTTTATGAAAGAATTGATTGAAGGAAAACCTCTTCGTGATAATAACTCTGCTGACTTGCATAAGTTAGTAACATTAATGGATAATTGTGAGATTGTTTTTGACCAATGGGATTGTATGGATAATCTTAATAATAGTgttaatttgaaaaagattttttcCAGGTTGCCTGAAGATTTGCAGTCTGGCTATGCTAAGATTGCAAGCGGCATTTATGAGGTGGGGAGGGAACCAATGTTTTCCGATTTAAAGGATTATGTTATGCAAATTGCTCGTGGTGCTTCTACCATGTATGGGGAGATTGTCTGTTCGAATAGGGAACAGAAAAAGTCGAGAAGTCCTAAACGAGGGACTGTTCCCAAGACTAGGGATAGGGTGTCCTCCTTTGTGACCGATTCCAATGCTATACCTAGTAGGGGGGCCATTGCAAAGTTTGATTGTCCTTTTTGTGGGTCAGGTAATCAACATCCATTATGGAAATGCCTGAAGTTTAAGAAAATGACTCCTAAAGAAAGATCATTGTGGGTGGGCAGAAATGAATTGTGTTATAATTGCCTTTTGAGTGGTCACAAAGCAAATGAGTGTACCCGCAATGTGTTATGCAATGTTGATGGATGTGGCAAAAAGCACAATGTGCTGCTGCATTTCCCACCTCGGCAAAAGCCGGGTGGTTCTACTAATCCTGTAAGTTCTTGTTCAGGAAAAGAGACGAGTGCTCCGGTCAGTGGGGCCGGTGAGAAAGCTACATGTGGAGCAACTTCCTGTAGCGTGGAGGCTACGGGAGGGGTTGGGAATGTTAGACTCAAAGTGTTGCCAGTCACGGTCAGGGGTAAGGCCATAGGAGGTAGGGAGATATCAACCTATGCCCTGTTAGACCCGGGATCTACGGTGTCCCTTTGTACTAGTGGGCTCATGAGGGAGCTAGGTATAAGTGGGGTTAAAACCAATTTTTCTGTGCAGACTGTGACTGGTCATAAAATCCAAGAGGGGTTTGAGGTAGCGTTGACTGCAACGGGTGCAGGCAACTCCCTAGTGCTGGATAGAGTTCTAACTGTTGAGCGTTTGCCAAACTTAAAATCGAGTATTCCCAGTGTGCGTGATACTGAATTGTATTCACATTTTTCCCATGTTGATATTTCTGATAATACGGATAGGGAGGTCAAGCTTCTTATAGGCTCAAATGTCCCAGATGCCCATGATGTGTTAGAGGTTAAACGCGGGAAAAGGGGACAGCCCAGAGCGGTGAAAACCTTGTTGGGGTGGACACTGTTTGGCCCAGAGAGTGTTTCTAATTGTGATaataattttgtgaattttattcATTGTGATGATAATATTTTACATCGCCAATTGTGTCAAATTTATGAGCATGATTTTAATGATAATGCATGTGAATCTGCATCCTCACTGTCTGTTGAAGACAAGCGGGCATTGTCTATCATGGAAAAAACTGTTTGTAAAGTTAATGGACATTATGAAGTGGGACTCCCATGGAAGAATAAAGAGGTAAAACTTCCTAATAATCGTACCATGGTTGAGAAACAATTAATGTACCAAAGGAGAAAATTTATTCGAGACCCAGAATTGTTTGAGTGTTATAAGAGCGTGATAAATGATTACTTGGACAATGGGTATGCGAGAAAAATACCTAATGATGAATTGGTGACTagtgacaaaactttttatttggGGCATCATAGTACGAAACAATCAAAATTCCGTGTAGTTTTCAATGGGGCCGGAACTTTTCGTGGGGTTTCCTTAAACGATAATTTATTACAAGGACCAGATTATGCGAATAATTTGGCTGGAGTTCTCTTGAGATTTCGACAAGAAAGAATTGGTGTGATGGCAGATATCAAGGCTATGTTCCATCAGGTGAGAGTGAGGCCAGAAGATTGTGACTCGCTTCGGTTTTTGTGGTGGCCGAATGATGATTTGTCATCTCAAGCAAGTGACTATtccatgttggtacacatatttgGAAGCCGTTCAAGTCCATCAGTTGCAGGTTTCGCCTTGAGGAAATGTGCTTCAGATAATGAGCCGGGTGTTGAACAATCGGTAGTTGATACTGTGCTGAAGAATTTTTATGTTGACGATTTGTTGAAATCCTTAGCAAAGAGTGGTGACGCTATAAACTTGGTTAAGCAATTGTCTGTTCTACTGGAAAGTGGTGGATTCCATCTGACGAAATTTATCAGCAATTGTCGAGAGGTGCTTGAGCAAATTCCAGAAAGTGAGCGAGCAAAGACTTTGGTGAATTTGGATCTTGATAATCTACCGGTGGAACGAGCCCTGGGGTTATATTGGGATACTGATTTGGATAAATTCGTGACCAAGGTGAATGTGAAAGACAAACCAACTACAAGAAGGGGTATGCTTTCTACCATGAGCCAGATATTTGATCCGATTGGATTTCTGCAGCCATTTATTTTGCCTATGAAGAAAATTCTGCAGAAATTATGTAAACAAGATTTGGGGTGGGACGATGAAATTCCTGATGGTGAAAAGGCTTGCTGGATGAACTGGTTGCAAGATTTACCGCATCTGGAAAGTGTTTCTATTCCTCGTTGTTTGAAATCATCAGATATGAATGACCCTAGTGAAATTCAAATGCATATTTTTTGTGATGCAAGTGAAACCGGATATGGATGTGCATGCTATATGCGAATGTTGAACAAGTCTGATGGAACCGTGCATTGCAGTTTTGTTATGGGAAAGTCAAGAGTGACACCTTCAAAACCAGTGACTATACCAAGGCTAGAGTTGACTGCGGCAGTGGTAGCAGTGAAGTTGGGTCAGTTTGTGAAGACTCAGCTGGAGTACAAAATTGATAGAGTAATTTATTGGACCGACTCAATGTCAGTGTTGCAGTATATCACTAATACGACAAGACGCTTTCATACTTTTGTGGCGAATCGTCTTGCTGTTATTCATGAGGGATCAGAGCCTTCGCAGTGGAGACATATTGACACGAAATGTAACCCGGCTGATATTGCATCTCGAGGTTTGAAACCGTATCAGTTGGACAAGGCAAAGATTTGGTTTGAGGGACCTGTTTTTTTGATGAGAGAAGAAAGCCTATGGCCAAAATCAAAACCTATTCGTGGCATATTAAATAATGACCCTGAATTGAAGCAAGATTTATCTGTGTATTGTGTCAAAGATAACTTGAAGGAAAATCCAATCAAGCATTTGCTTTCGAGATACTCTACTTTGGAGAAACTTCAGAGATCGACAGCTTGGCTTTTGAGATATCGATCTTATCTCAGATGGAAGGTGGCTAAATCTCGAGGTGATGGAGATGTCGGTCAGCTGAAAACAGGACATTTTGAGATTTGTGAATTACACTGTGCAATTGATTGCATAGTAAGATTTGTGCAAAGAGAGCAGTTTGGAAAACAAATCGATGCTTTGCATAATCATTCATCTTTGGAAGAAAAGATTGTCAGGACGCCAAAGAAGTCATTATCAAGAAATGAGCAGATGAGATCAATACAGAAACTGAATCCTATTGTTGTGGATGGGATCTTGAGAGTTGGTGGTCGTCTTGATCGTTCACATTTGCCATTGGAAAGTAGATATCCAGTAATTTTGCCGAGTGATAGTTATGTTACTAATTTGGTGATTGACATGTATCATGAAAGAGAAGGTCACAGTGGTACTTTGCATGTTTTATCTGCAATTCGTGAGAAATTTTGGATTATTAAGGGACATGCAACTGTGCGTCGAAGATTGAGCAAATGTTTTACTTGCTGTCGATGGAACTCTAAGGTGGGGGAGCAAGTGATGGCACCGTTACCAAAGGTTCGAGTGACACCTAGTGATCATGCCTTTATGGAAACTGCCTGTGATTATTTTGGACCAATATTAGTGAAGAGAGGCAGGAGTGAGGAGAAAAGATATGGATGTATGTTCAGTTGTATGGCCACACGAGCGGTTCATATCGAGATTGCTAAGTCACTGGATACTTCATCGTTCATAAATGTGTTTCAGAGATTTATAAACAGACGTGGACGACCAAGGAAAATGTACAGTGATAATGGAACAAACTTCATTGGTGCTGAGAGAGAACTTCGTGAAGggattcaaaattggaatcaaaatcaaatttctaaAGTTATGCAACAGCAAAACATTGAATGGTGTTTTTCTGTACCTTTGGCTTCACATACAAATGGAGCATGGGAAAGAATGATAAGATCTTTTCGAAAATTGATGAGAGCAATTGCTGGGGAGAGATTATTAGATGATGATGCTCTGCATACATTTACAACACAGTGTGAAAGCATTTTAAATGGGAGACCAATTTGTCCGATTGGAGATAGCCCGGATGATCTCGCAACTTTGAGTCCTAATATGTTGTTACTTGGTAGGCCTAATCCGAATCTACCTCCTGATCAATTCATGAAAGCAGATGGATATAAGAAGTCGTGGCGCCAGGTACAATTAATGACAGATTGTTTCTGGAAGAGGTGGTTGAAAGAATATTTGCCAACATTGCAGTTGAGGCAAAAGTGGCACAAGCCTGTGAGAAACTTTGCCATTGGAGATATTGTTCTCATTGTGGATGAAAAGACTAAGAGAGGATTCTGGCCGAAAGGGTTAATCGAGGAAGTATTTCCTGATTCAGATGGGCATGTCCGCAGTGTACGTGTGAGGACTGCGGATTCTTGTTACATGCGAGACATTCGTAAATTGTGTTTGTTAGAGGGAGTTGtgtaa
- the LOC120348419 gene encoding uncharacterized protein LOC120348419 yields the protein MELSDVGEGVFAAEMLMRKRIKKGRVEYLVKWKGWPAKFNTWEPRENILDTRLLQIFKKQEEEGETGPKKRGAKPKRLLTQDVSKSDTDKVQEDINMESDHAQDDIDKGSNLVQTEENIEDVDSNNELDLTETDLAQNEAENESKSTGFTVCTETVSNAITKRKSGRLSQSKNKYRLDDFAEISTVSKFKKIRRIRGRGRGINIASGSLGFTRRTLNPTGVLGRRKFIRKPGMRSMFGSSVRGRGRGRIPAKIRKWKDNLLNDNNEVLTTKSDPNWTENEIVITDITTKSSTITFTECKQPAGFFKKRS from the coding sequence ATGGAACTCAGTGATGTCGGTGAGGGGGTATTTGCTGCAGAAATGTTGATGCGAAAAAGGATTAAAAAAGGACGTGTCGAATACTTGGTAAAATGGAAAGGATGGCCGGCTAAATTTAACACATGGGAGCCGAGAGAGAATATTCTAGATACAAGACTGTTGCAAATCTTCAAAAAGCAGGAAGAAGAGGGGGAGACAGGCCCAAAAAAGCGAGGGGCGAAACCGAAGCGATTGTTAACACAGGATGTATCAAAATCAGACACAGATAAAGTTCAAGAAGACATTAACATGGAAAGTGATCATGCACAAGATGACATTGACAAGGGTTCGAATCTCGTCCAGACTGAGGAAAATATTGAAGATGTGGATTCAAATAATGAACTAGACTTAACAGAAACTGATTTAGCTCAAAATGAAGctgaaaatgaatcaaaatcaaCTGGTTTCACTGTCTGTACGGAGACTGTTTCTAATGCTATCACGAAAAGGAAATCTGGTCGCCTATCacagagtaaaaataaatatcgtCTGGATGATTTCGCTGAAATTTCTACAGTTtcaaaatttaagaaaataagaCGTATACGAGGTCGCGGTCGTGGAATCAATATTGCATCTGGTTCACTCGGATTTACAAGACGTACTTTAAACCCAACAGGAGTTTTGGGGAGGAGAAAGTTCATACGAAAACCTGGAATGCGAAGTATGTTTGGGTCAAGTGTCAGAGGTCGTGGTAGGGGTCGAATTCCTGCAAAAATAAGGAAATGGAAAGATAATTTATTGAATGACAATAACGAAGTTCTCACTACAAAATCTGACCCAAACTGGACAGAAAATGAGATTGTAATAACTGATATAACAACAAAATCTTCAACTATAACTTTTACCGAATGCAAACAACCTGCAGGTTTTTTTAAAAAGCGGTCATAA